One genomic window of Thermogemmata fonticola includes the following:
- a CDS encoding tetratricopeptide repeat protein yields the protein MTTWQTFLRSPKMVGGLGAAVLFAILGLIYWLLPAEVPTPPSGVPPANLQPDPPPPDPRLDPAVVFRNIRPEVQYVGDKACQDCHADISQTYQQHPMGRSATDRLALSLVERWEPPLTWTHGPYRLSIRSQASQRMHSVQPAEDLDGTAPYSVRLDVAIGSGTRGRSYLTFEHSALWQSPISWFSQEQRWDISPGFDLGQGGRRPVHADCLFCHVHHVEPISGAINRYREPLLPLQAAIGCERCHGPGQLHVQERSSGLPWEGIDTSIVNPRHLPASLQQDICRQCHLQGQVRVPRRGRQPWEYRPGLPWNQFVTVCVRNPEWSRELRSVGQFEQMESSRCFQASQGKLLCTTCHDPHAVPSPDERERFYRQRCLNCHARQSCSAPLAERHAQRDSCITCHMPRLSSANIAHTSITDHRIPRRPPPAVPGRAEPPPPDSLPIIPYRPPRQPPDPEQERDWAVALARLSVQLPPGLAARSLAQAAAPRLESALSLHCGDIDGWIALSEARGTLGEMSQAWQAAEYALQLQADHELALRRLVDSALALRRWDRAEAAVEQLLKHNPSCVDYHLLRAAVRLAQKQWELAERNCQQALAIHPCHPQAHLYLAVSYQQRGETAAARQHLQIALQLCTTVDQRQHFREWFRQQTRPAPP from the coding sequence ATGACGACCTGGCAAACCTTCCTCCGTTCTCCGAAAATGGTTGGCGGTTTGGGAGCAGCCGTCTTATTCGCTATCCTGGGCCTCATCTACTGGCTTCTTCCCGCTGAGGTTCCCACCCCCCCTTCCGGTGTCCCTCCCGCAAATCTGCAGCCTGATCCGCCGCCGCCCGATCCGCGCCTCGATCCCGCCGTTGTGTTCCGCAATATCCGCCCGGAGGTCCAGTACGTTGGAGACAAGGCCTGCCAGGACTGCCATGCGGATATCAGCCAAACCTATCAGCAGCATCCGATGGGCCGCTCTGCGACAGATCGGCTGGCGCTTTCCCTTGTCGAGCGTTGGGAGCCGCCGCTGACGTGGACCCACGGTCCTTATCGGCTGAGCATCCGCTCCCAGGCGTCTCAGCGAATGCACAGTGTGCAGCCCGCTGAAGACCTGGACGGCACGGCTCCATACTCGGTCCGGTTGGATGTGGCCATCGGCTCCGGAACCCGTGGGCGGTCCTACCTCACCTTCGAGCACTCCGCCCTCTGGCAGTCCCCGATCAGTTGGTTCAGTCAGGAGCAACGCTGGGACATCTCGCCGGGGTTCGACTTGGGTCAAGGCGGGCGCCGGCCCGTGCATGCGGATTGCCTCTTTTGCCATGTTCACCACGTGGAGCCTATCTCCGGCGCCATCAACCGCTATCGGGAACCGCTTTTGCCCCTCCAGGCTGCCATCGGCTGCGAGCGCTGTCATGGACCGGGGCAACTCCACGTCCAGGAGCGTAGCAGCGGCTTGCCTTGGGAAGGGATCGACACCTCCATCGTCAATCCCCGGCATCTCCCCGCGTCCTTGCAACAGGACATTTGCCGGCAGTGCCACCTGCAAGGACAGGTACGTGTGCCCCGGCGCGGGCGGCAGCCCTGGGAATATCGGCCGGGACTTCCTTGGAACCAATTTGTCACCGTGTGCGTTCGCAATCCGGAATGGTCTCGCGAGCTGCGCTCCGTCGGCCAATTCGAGCAGATGGAATCTAGCCGCTGCTTCCAGGCCAGTCAGGGGAAACTGCTCTGCACCACCTGTCATGATCCCCATGCGGTGCCTTCACCGGACGAACGCGAGCGGTTCTATCGCCAGCGCTGCCTGAACTGCCACGCCCGCCAGAGTTGCTCCGCGCCTTTGGCCGAGCGGCATGCTCAGCGGGATAGTTGCATCACCTGCCATATGCCCCGCCTCAGCAGTGCCAACATTGCTCACACGAGCATTACGGATCATCGCATTCCGCGCCGTCCCCCTCCGGCAGTGCCGGGACGTGCCGAGCCGCCGCCACCTGATTCGCTGCCCATCATTCCCTATCGCCCTCCCAGGCAGCCGCCGGACCCAGAGCAGGAGCGGGACTGGGCCGTAGCCTTGGCACGCCTGAGTGTTCAGTTACCGCCGGGGCTTGCTGCGCGTTCGCTGGCACAAGCCGCTGCCCCCCGTTTGGAAAGCGCGCTTTCCCTCCATTGCGGCGATATCGACGGCTGGATTGCCCTCAGCGAAGCCCGCGGGACCCTCGGCGAGATGTCCCAAGCCTGGCAGGCCGCGGAATATGCCCTGCAACTCCAGGCGGATCATGAACTCGCTCTGCGGCGGCTCGTGGATAGCGCTTTGGCTTTGCGCCGTTGGGATCGTGCGGAAGCAGCGGTGGAACAGCTCCTCAAGCACAATCCCTCCTGCGTGGACTACCATCTCCTGCGGGCGGCCGTGCGCCTGGCCCAGAAACAGTGGGAATTGGCCGAGCGAAACTGCCAGCAAGCTCTAGCGATCCATCCCTGCCATCCCCAAGCGCACTTGTACCTCGCCGTCAGTTACCAGCAGCGCGGTGAAACCGCCGCCGCTCGCCAGCATCTGCAAATTGCCTTGCAACTGTGCACCACAGTCGACCAGCGCCAGCACTTCCGGGAATGGTTCCGTCAGCAGACCCGCCCCGCTCCACCCTAA
- a CDS encoding tetratricopeptide repeat protein, with amino-acid sequence MGPARRWQRLAWRLGAIAFLLILATVWYFRVYHVSADRLLATGRSALMRGEWDKVQEVAERLERAGYGDHSRLLRAEWLWSRGEAAGALALAEGVRAEGRLRVEAALIAGKCLLALDNRREAYRVLSWVLDQDDDQVDAHRGLAALAYDWGQWHHAERHLQRVAELDPKDPRPYRLLGLMYKDLSRWDDAEQAYRAAWERGVEGTMRLDIRLELAEVLLQKARYEEALAWTQAGSEETPANSAQVAWLRAEGRYGLGRWTEAAAELEAIPREQWTAAMWRCRGRLDRDAGQMEQAAECLERAVQLDPSDAESWYVLAQVYESLNRKEDAAHARQRVEDLHRRLQELTELTKQAMKRPWDSAVRQKLAEVHEQLGHSDLARLWRKAAAECAAMERR; translated from the coding sequence ATGGGTCCGGCCCGGCGCTGGCAACGTTTGGCCTGGCGGCTGGGTGCGATCGCCTTCCTGCTCATCCTGGCAACGGTCTGGTACTTTCGTGTTTACCATGTCTCGGCGGATCGCTTGCTGGCAACCGGGCGGTCGGCCCTCATGCGCGGAGAGTGGGACAAGGTTCAGGAAGTGGCGGAACGATTGGAACGGGCCGGGTATGGGGACCACAGCCGCCTGTTACGCGCGGAGTGGTTGTGGAGCCGAGGGGAAGCAGCAGGCGCCTTGGCCCTGGCCGAAGGGGTGCGAGCCGAGGGCCGACTCCGCGTCGAAGCAGCGCTGATTGCGGGCAAATGTCTGCTCGCTTTGGACAATCGCCGCGAAGCCTACCGCGTGCTGAGCTGGGTGCTAGATCAGGACGATGACCAAGTCGATGCCCATCGGGGGCTAGCGGCCTTGGCGTATGATTGGGGCCAATGGCATCACGCGGAGCGGCATCTCCAACGGGTGGCGGAATTGGACCCCAAGGACCCACGGCCCTACCGCTTGCTCGGCCTAATGTACAAGGACCTGTCCCGCTGGGACGATGCCGAACAAGCCTATCGCGCCGCTTGGGAGCGCGGTGTGGAAGGGACGATGCGGCTGGACATCCGCCTGGAATTGGCGGAGGTGCTCCTGCAAAAGGCGCGGTACGAGGAAGCCTTGGCCTGGACGCAAGCGGGGAGTGAGGAGACCCCAGCAAACTCAGCCCAAGTGGCTTGGTTGCGTGCAGAGGGACGGTACGGCTTGGGACGGTGGACGGAGGCGGCGGCGGAGCTAGAAGCGATCCCGCGCGAGCAATGGACAGCGGCGATGTGGCGCTGCCGCGGACGGCTCGACCGGGATGCCGGCCAAATGGAGCAGGCTGCGGAATGCCTGGAACGAGCCGTGCAATTGGACCCTAGCGATGCCGAATCTTGGTATGTGCTGGCCCAAGTCTATGAGAGTCTGAACCGCAAAGAGGACGCCGCTCACGCTCGCCAGCGCGTCGAAGACCTGCACCGACGTCTGCAAGAATTGACGGAACTGACCAAGCAAGCGATGAAGCGGCCCTGGGATAGTGCCGTCCGGCAGAAACTCGCGGAGGTCCACGAGCAGTTGGGACACTCGGACCTGGCCCGCCTGTGGCGGAAGGCCGCTGCGGAGTGTGCCGCGATGGAACGGCGTTAG